A single Primulina eburnea isolate SZY01 chromosome 11, ASM2296580v1, whole genome shotgun sequence DNA region contains:
- the LOC140805385 gene encoding uncharacterized protein, with translation MDPDKVVRLVTALKLSSSPNKDPPITFEADSLLIGEQRIGRCLVAKVFSSKAVNHEAFVNQIPRILQATKHIEIGVLGDNLFLLDFKSIQDKKRALYGGPWNLFRDLIIFREPSGMQTPNMMSFTEISIWIQCYNLPLIFLHKDFLEKLGNHLGVVEEIDTKENGFAMGRYARVKVRIDISKPLKQHIRLSLASDEDEVFVIFSYERLPDFCYNCGIIGHSFRNCDVDPQEKGKLNYISWLKAVQRGGGRVKSRQSSPPNTW, from the coding sequence ATGGATCCTGACAAAGTTGTACGATTGGTTACTGCCCTCAAGCTGTCTTCATCACCAAACAAAGATCCACCTATAACGTTTGAGGCAGACTCCCTGTTAATAGGAGAGCAGCGTATTGGGAGGTGCCTTGTGGCAAAGGTCTTCTCATCCAAGGCCGTAAACCATGAGGCTTTTGTGAATCAAATTCCACGCATATTACAAGCCACAAAACATATTGAGATAGGAGTCCTGGGAGACAATCTTTTTCTCCTAGATTTCAAATCCATACAGGATAAAAAGCGTGCTCTCTATGGTGGCCCATGGAACTTATTCAGAGATCTGATTATTTTTCGGGAGCCGAGTGGAATGCAAACGCCGAATATGATGTCATTTACGGAGATTTCTATCTGGATTCAATGTTATAATCTCCCACTTATATTCTTGCATAAGGACTTTCTGGAGAAACTGGGCAACCACCTTGGGGTGGTTGAAGAGATTGACACTAAGGAGAATGGTTTTGCTATGGGAAGATACGCTCGTGTTAAGGTACGCATTGATATCTCTAAGCCATTAAAGCAACATATTCGACTTTCTCTTGCTAGTGATGAGGATGAAGTTTTTGTGATTTTTTCCTACGAAAGATTGCCGGATttttgctacaactgtggtaTTATTGGACACTCCTTCCGGAATTGTGATGTTGATCCTCAGGAAAAGGGAAAGCTCAATTATATTAGTTGGTTGAAAGCAGTACAAAGAGGCGGGGGACGTGTCAAATCCCGACAATCCTCCCCACCGAATACATGGTAA
- the LOC140805386 gene encoding uncharacterized protein: MEDPDSSRQNAKPINDAPDDLFHKRRGCCFFLPCFDKSAGGNPSHSAARLTWWQKIRTAENEGRSSIWTRGLGALKKIREWSEIVAGPRWKTFIRRFNRGNGRQTNFRYDPLSYAMNFDEGNGHFEEEDEFQSRNFSARYAKSSMDFDNDVPHGPILV, from the coding sequence ATGGAGGATCCCGACTCTTCGCGCCAAAACGCGAAGCCGATCAACGACGCACCCGACGATCTCTTTCACAAGCGTCGCGGCTGCTGCTTCTTCCTCCCGTGTTTCGACAAATCCGCCGGCGGAAACCCCTCCCACTCCGCCGCGCGATTGACGTGGTGGCAGAAGATACGTACGGCCGAGAATGAAGGGAGAAGCTCGATATGGACCCGTGGTTTGGGCGCTTTGAAAAAGATTCGCGAGTGGTCGGAGATCGTTGCGGGCCCGAGATGGAAGACTTTCATCCGACGTTTCAATAGGGGGAACGGCAGGCAGACGAATTTCCGGTACGATCCGTTGAGTTACGCCATGAATTTCGACGAGGGGAATGGCCATTTCGAGGAGGAAGACGAATTCCAGTCTCGGAATTTCTCCGCCAGGTACGCCAAGAGTTCCATGGACTTTGACAACGATGTGCCGCATGGGCCCATATTAGTTTAA